One genomic window of Anabaena sphaerica FACHB-251 includes the following:
- a CDS encoding J domain-containing protein — translation MSLKIDGGLFKYDFIDHHAVLGVPVDANAGEVRKRYLKIARRLHPDSAAVINDPNKDIATELLSKLVNPAYEKLSVERNRAEYILILSQIGKRLAQESVEVVLTTDVGKQLAIAPNLDLLYKQELAKISETQFVDLQQVSQFIAQISELNLVYLMRRAGRLVTASQSIQTPTTTTITPLPARPKEESVVDQYQRRAQTLIDNEQFAQAKVELQEALKLEPKNSRCHSLMAIVYLRQSQLKMAKIHFDNALKLNPNDELALEWKPKVDKVLGNQSVTNQVKKSADNGDTQPDKSGSGGLFGGLFGGKKK, via the coding sequence ATGTCTTTAAAAATAGATGGCGGATTATTCAAATATGATTTTATAGATCATCACGCAGTTTTGGGTGTTCCGGTTGATGCTAATGCTGGGGAAGTACGCAAACGCTATCTCAAAATTGCCCGTCGCTTGCACCCAGATAGCGCCGCTGTTATCAACGATCCTAACAAAGATATAGCAACTGAATTATTATCTAAGTTGGTTAATCCTGCTTATGAAAAACTGTCTGTAGAACGTAATCGTGCTGAATATATTTTGATTTTGTCGCAAATAGGCAAGCGTCTAGCACAAGAATCAGTGGAGGTGGTACTCACAACTGATGTGGGCAAGCAATTAGCGATCGCTCCCAATCTTGACCTATTGTATAAACAAGAATTAGCTAAAATTTCCGAAACTCAATTTGTTGATTTGCAACAGGTATCCCAATTCATTGCCCAAATTAGCGAATTAAATTTAGTTTACTTGATGCGGCGTGCAGGGCGGTTAGTAACCGCATCCCAATCTATTCAAACGCCTACTACTACCACAATAACACCGTTACCAGCAAGACCAAAAGAAGAATCCGTGGTAGACCAGTACCAGCGTCGCGCTCAAACTCTGATTGACAATGAGCAATTTGCCCAGGCCAAAGTAGAATTACAGGAGGCCTTGAAGCTAGAGCCGAAAAATAGCCGCTGCCATAGCTTGATGGCAATCGTATATTTACGCCAAAGTCAGCTAAAAATGGCTAAAATTCACTTTGACAACGCACTGAAATTAAATCCAAATGACGAATTAGCATTGGAATGGAAACCTAAAGTTGATAAAGTTTTAGGGAATCAATCCGTTACGAATCAGGTGAAGAAATCTGCTGATAATGGAGATACACAACCAGATAAGTCTGGAAGTGGTGGTTTGTTTGGTGGTTTGTTTGGTGGGAAGAAAAAATAA
- a CDS encoding inositol monophosphatase family protein, which produces MTNLQIFLDIATEAALAAGVILQDYLGKVEDAITEKGRPGDLVTAADKASEKVILEILNRHFPQHSILAEESGKLGNQASEYLWAIDPLDGTTNYAHQYPCFAVSIGLFIQGVPQVGVIYDPFHNELFRAAAGLGATRNRRPIKVSKTAELSKSLLTSGFAYDRRETSDNNYAEFCHLTHLTQGVRRGGSASLDLAYVACGRVDGYWERGIAPWDVAAGIILVQEAGGIVTAYNGSDLQIDSGKILATNGYIHNILSQELMQVRPLSAW; this is translated from the coding sequence ATGACTAATTTACAAATTTTTCTAGATATAGCTACCGAAGCTGCCCTAGCTGCTGGTGTAATTTTGCAAGATTATTTAGGTAAAGTAGAAGATGCGATTACCGAAAAAGGACGACCTGGTGATTTAGTCACCGCAGCTGATAAAGCTTCGGAAAAGGTAATTTTAGAAATCTTAAACCGCCATTTTCCCCAACATTCTATCCTTGCAGAAGAATCGGGAAAACTAGGAAATCAAGCCAGTGAATACCTTTGGGCAATTGATCCTTTAGATGGTACAACTAACTACGCCCATCAATATCCCTGTTTTGCAGTTTCCATTGGTTTGTTTATTCAGGGTGTACCACAAGTTGGTGTAATTTATGACCCTTTCCATAACGAACTATTCCGGGCTGCTGCTGGTTTGGGTGCAACACGCAACCGCCGACCTATTAAGGTCTCTAAGACTGCGGAATTAAGTAAAAGCTTATTAACATCTGGATTTGCTTATGACCGCAGGGAAACTTCTGACAACAACTACGCAGAATTTTGTCATCTTACCCATCTTACCCAAGGTGTTAGGCGTGGCGGTTCCGCTTCTCTAGACTTAGCTTATGTTGCTTGTGGCCGTGTTGATGGATATTGGGAAAGAGGGATTGCACCTTGGGATGTTGCAGCTGGTATAATTCTAGTGCAGGAAGCAGGTGGTATAGTCACAGCTTATAATGGCAGTGATTTACAAATCGATTCCGGGAAAATCCTGGCTACTAATGGTTATATTCATAACATTCTCAGTCAGGAACTAATGCAAGTTCGACCTTTGTCAGCTTGGTAA